One stretch of Streptomyces sp. A2-16 DNA includes these proteins:
- a CDS encoding tetratricopeptide repeat protein codes for MEKSEARELIEQARAAWDAEEWLRAAQLYERVLAHFPDLNASAVWWYDAALAHKFLRNWAKAYELGVEAAARAPRGEGDPAYWNLGIAATIQRDWATARDAWSGFGIELPEGQGQIDARLGHALVRIEAGGEREVVWIERLCPTRGRVVSVPVTGGRRYGEIVVHDGEPKGERVVEGATYPVFEELLLFEASELPTLEVTVAAGEAADLEALVELFTDHGFGAEPASSVRMLCACCSEGTHEQERAVEAGAQQVSLAAPEEEARRLLERWAGQKETGRSWSGLAAVG; via the coding sequence GTGGAGAAGTCCGAGGCCAGAGAGCTGATCGAGCAGGCGCGTGCGGCCTGGGACGCCGAGGAGTGGCTGCGCGCCGCCCAGCTGTACGAGCGGGTGCTCGCGCACTTCCCGGACCTCAACGCGAGCGCGGTGTGGTGGTACGACGCCGCGCTCGCCCACAAGTTCCTGCGGAACTGGGCCAAGGCCTACGAGCTCGGCGTCGAGGCCGCGGCCCGGGCCCCGCGCGGCGAGGGCGACCCGGCGTACTGGAACCTCGGCATCGCGGCCACCATCCAGCGCGACTGGGCGACGGCACGCGACGCGTGGAGCGGCTTCGGCATCGAACTCCCCGAAGGGCAGGGGCAGATCGACGCCCGCCTCGGACACGCCCTCGTGCGCATCGAGGCCGGCGGTGAGCGCGAGGTGGTGTGGATCGAGCGGCTGTGCCCGACCCGCGGCCGGGTCGTGAGCGTGCCCGTCACGGGCGGCCGGCGCTACGGCGAGATCGTCGTACACGACGGCGAACCGAAGGGCGAGCGGGTCGTCGAGGGCGCCACCTACCCGGTCTTCGAGGAACTCCTGCTCTTCGAGGCCTCCGAACTGCCCACCCTGGAGGTCACGGTGGCCGCGGGCGAGGCGGCCGATCTGGAGGCGCTCGTCGAGCTGTTCACCGACCACGGCTTCGGCGCCGAACCCGCGAGCAGTGTGCGCATGCTGTGCGCCTGCTGCAGCGAGGGCACCCACGAACAGGAGCGCGCCGTGGAGGCGGGCGCCCAGCAGGTCTCCCTCGCCGCCCCCGAGGAGGAGGCCCGGCGGCTGCTGGAGCGGTGGGCGGGGCAGAAGGAGACCGGACGGAGCTGGAGCGGGCTCGCGGCCGTCGGCTAG
- a CDS encoding ferredoxin — protein sequence MGDRWHVEVDRSLCIGSAQCVHTAPDGFRLDTARQSHPADPETDANEKILAAAENCPVEAIMITLLGSGEPVFPPEE from the coding sequence ATGGGAGACCGCTGGCACGTCGAGGTCGACCGCTCGCTGTGCATCGGCTCGGCCCAGTGCGTCCACACCGCCCCCGACGGATTCCGCCTGGACACCGCCCGCCAGTCCCACCCCGCCGACCCGGAGACCGATGCCAACGAGAAGATCCTGGCGGCGGCCGAGAACTGCCCGGTGGAGGCCATCATGATCACGCTGCTGGGGAGCGGGGAGCCGGTGTTCCCGCCGGAGGAGTAG
- a CDS encoding aldehyde dehydrogenase, with translation MTELVEHGQLFIGGELADPLGKDVIEVISPHTQEVIGRVPHASRADVDAAVAAARTAFDEGPWPRMSLDERIEVVTRIKDAIAIRHEEIARVISSENGSPYSWSVLAQALGAMMVWDSAITVARNFTYEETRDGVLGRILVRREPVGVVAAVVPWNVPQFVAAAKLAPALLTGCTVVLKPSPESPLDAYILAEITKEAGLPEGVLSILPADREVSEYLVGHPGIDKVSFTGSVGAGKRVMEVAARNLTRVTLELGGKSAAVVLPDADVEEAVAGIVPSAWMNNGQACVAQTRILLPRSRYDEFAEALAAAASALVVGDPLDPATQVGPLVAERQQRRNLDYIRIGQEEGAKILTGGGRPAGLDRGWYVEPTLFGDVDNSMRIAREEIFGPVICLLPYGDESEAVKIANDSDYGLSGSVWTADVERGIEVAKQVRTGTYNVNTFSLDMLGPFGGYKNSGLGREFGPEGYGEYLEHKMIHLPAGWEA, from the coding sequence ATGACCGAGCTCGTGGAACACGGACAGCTGTTCATCGGCGGGGAGTTGGCCGACCCCCTGGGCAAGGACGTCATCGAGGTGATCTCCCCGCACACCCAGGAGGTCATCGGACGGGTGCCGCACGCCTCCCGGGCGGACGTGGACGCGGCCGTCGCCGCCGCCCGCACCGCCTTCGACGAGGGCCCCTGGCCGCGGATGTCCCTCGACGAGCGCATCGAGGTCGTCACCAGGATCAAGGACGCCATCGCGATACGGCACGAGGAGATCGCCCGCGTGATCTCCTCCGAGAACGGCTCCCCGTACTCCTGGAGCGTCCTCGCGCAGGCCCTCGGCGCGATGATGGTCTGGGACTCGGCGATCACTGTCGCGCGGAACTTCACCTACGAGGAGACACGCGACGGAGTCCTCGGCCGCATCCTCGTGCGCCGCGAGCCGGTCGGGGTCGTGGCGGCCGTGGTGCCGTGGAACGTCCCGCAGTTCGTCGCCGCCGCCAAGCTCGCGCCCGCGCTGCTCACCGGCTGCACGGTGGTGCTCAAGCCGTCGCCCGAGTCGCCGCTGGACGCCTACATCCTGGCCGAGATCACCAAGGAGGCCGGGCTGCCGGAGGGCGTCCTGTCCATCCTCCCGGCCGACCGCGAGGTCAGCGAGTACCTGGTCGGGCACCCGGGGATCGACAAGGTCTCGTTCACCGGCTCGGTGGGCGCCGGCAAGCGCGTGATGGAGGTCGCCGCCCGCAACCTCACCCGCGTGACACTGGAGTTGGGCGGCAAGTCGGCGGCCGTGGTCCTCCCGGACGCGGACGTCGAGGAGGCCGTCGCCGGGATCGTCCCGTCCGCCTGGATGAACAACGGGCAGGCCTGTGTGGCCCAGACCCGCATCCTGCTCCCTCGCTCCCGCTACGACGAGTTCGCCGAGGCGCTGGCCGCGGCGGCGAGTGCCCTGGTCGTCGGCGACCCGCTCGACCCGGCCACCCAGGTCGGCCCGCTGGTCGCCGAACGTCAGCAGCGCCGCAACCTCGACTACATCAGGATCGGCCAGGAGGAGGGCGCGAAGATCCTCACCGGCGGCGGACGTCCGGCCGGTCTGGACCGCGGCTGGTACGTCGAGCCGACGCTGTTCGGGGACGTCGACAACTCCATGCGGATCGCGCGGGAGGAGATCTTCGGCCCGGTGATCTGCCTGCTGCCCTACGGCGACGAGTCCGAGGCGGTGAAGATCGCCAACGACTCGGACTACGGCCTGTCCGGCAGTGTGTGGACGGCCGACGTCGAGCGCGGAATCGAGGTCGCGAAGCAGGTCCGCACCGGCACCTACAACGTCAACACCTTCAGTCTCGACATGCTCGGCCCCTTCGGCGGCTACAAGAACTCCGGTCTGGGCAGGGAGTTCGGCCCGGAGGGCTACGGCGAGTACCTGGAGCACAAGATGATCCATCTGCCGGCCGGCTGGGAGGCGTGA
- a CDS encoding MBL fold metallo-hydrolase → MAQVHDHGGGVRSVQVPIPDNPLGHTLVYVVETDRGPVLVDTGWDDPASRDTLAEGLTACGTGIGEIHGVVITHHHPDHHGLSGQVREASGAWIAMHAADSAIVRRTRETRAERWFTYMTAKLEAAGAPEEHIAPLRTARRRELPGFSPALPDREIVPGELLDLPGRRLRAIWTPGHTPGHVCLHLEEEHPAGLPGHGRLFSGDHLLPEITPHIGLYEDPDDTTVTDPLGDYLDSLERVGRLAPAEVLPAHQHVFTDASARVGELLAHHEERLTDLRSLLAEPLTPWQLAERMEWNRPWDQIPYGSRNIAVSEAEAHLRRLVKLGRAEAVTGSDPVTYVAV, encoded by the coding sequence ATGGCGCAGGTGCACGACCATGGCGGCGGCGTCCGGTCCGTCCAGGTGCCCATCCCCGACAACCCCCTCGGCCACACGCTCGTGTACGTCGTCGAGACCGACCGGGGACCGGTGCTGGTCGACACGGGCTGGGACGACCCGGCCTCCCGGGACACCCTCGCCGAGGGGCTGACCGCGTGCGGGACCGGCATCGGCGAGATCCACGGGGTCGTCATCACCCACCACCACCCCGACCACCACGGCCTCTCCGGGCAGGTGCGCGAGGCTTCCGGCGCCTGGATCGCGATGCACGCGGCGGACTCCGCGATCGTGCGGCGCACCCGCGAGACCCGGGCCGAGCGCTGGTTCACCTACATGACGGCCAAGCTGGAGGCCGCCGGCGCCCCCGAGGAGCACATAGCCCCCCTGCGCACCGCCCGCCGCCGCGAACTCCCGGGCTTCTCCCCCGCGTTGCCCGACCGCGAGATCGTCCCCGGTGAGCTCCTCGACCTCCCCGGCCGCAGACTCCGCGCGATCTGGACCCCCGGGCACACCCCGGGCCATGTCTGCCTGCACCTGGAGGAGGAGCACCCTGCCGGGCTCCCGGGCCACGGGCGGCTGTTCTCCGGGGACCACCTGCTGCCCGAGATCACCCCGCACATCGGCCTGTACGAGGACCCCGACGACACCACCGTCACCGACCCCCTCGGCGACTACCTCGACTCCCTGGAGCGCGTCGGGCGGCTCGCCCCCGCCGAGGTCCTCCCCGCCCACCAGCACGTCTTCACCGACGCGAGCGCCCGGGTGGGGGAACTGCTCGCCCATCACGAGGAACGCCTCACCGACCTGCGCTCCCTCCTCGCCGAGCCCCTCACCCCCTGGCAGCTCGCCGAGCGCATGGAGTGGAACCGGCCCTGGGACCAGATCCCCTACGGATCGCGGAACATCGCGGTCTCGGAGGCCGAGGCGCATCTGCGGCGACTGGTGAAGCTGGGGCGGGCGGAGGCGGTGACGGGGAGCGACCCGGTGACGTACGTGGCCGTCTGA
- a CDS encoding prenyltransferase/squalene oxidase repeat-containing protein, with protein sequence MNVRRSAAVLAATVVIGTATPAVAASPSPSPSLPSGLYGSGDPTYDGVWRQSFALIALHRVHVEPAAAAVDWLAGQQCESGAFPAFRADPAKACDAKLMVDTNSTAAAAQALSAVGGHGTAVTKAVNWLKSVQNKDGGWGFAPGGASDANSTSVVIGALATQDVPVSKIRAGAESPYDALLKLSLPCADGGAFAYQPDKKGKLSANADATAAAVVAARGTGPLTAKAGTTRESTCTDAPDLTPEKAAANGASFLAGAVAKDGYLKSVLPGAENQPDYGNTADAVVALAVQDGPGAARKPLAWLERNSAKWARQNGPAAYAQLILAAEAAGADPGDFGGTDLVKRLAATGPAPATTSRDDDSGTDSGTSVWWMVGAGLAAGAGIGFLLSSRNKKKQP encoded by the coding sequence ATGAACGTCCGCCGCAGCGCCGCGGTCCTGGCCGCCACCGTCGTGATCGGCACGGCCACGCCCGCCGTCGCCGCCTCACCGTCCCCGTCGCCCTCCCTGCCCTCGGGGCTGTACGGCAGCGGCGACCCCACCTACGACGGGGTCTGGCGGCAGTCGTTCGCGCTCATCGCCCTGCACCGGGTGCACGTGGAGCCCGCGGCCGCGGCCGTCGACTGGCTGGCCGGGCAGCAGTGCGAGAGCGGCGCGTTCCCGGCGTTCCGCGCCGACCCGGCCAAGGCCTGCGACGCCAAGCTGATGGTCGACACCAACAGCACGGCCGCGGCCGCCCAGGCCCTGTCCGCGGTCGGCGGGCACGGCACCGCGGTCACGAAGGCGGTGAACTGGCTGAAGTCCGTCCAGAACAAGGACGGCGGCTGGGGCTTCGCCCCCGGCGGGGCCAGCGACGCCAACTCGACGTCCGTGGTCATCGGCGCGCTCGCCACCCAGGACGTCCCCGTCTCGAAGATCCGCGCCGGCGCCGAGTCGCCCTACGACGCCCTGCTGAAGCTGTCCCTGCCGTGCGCCGACGGGGGCGCCTTCGCCTATCAGCCGGACAAGAAGGGCAAGCTCAGCGCCAACGCGGACGCAACGGCGGCGGCCGTCGTCGCCGCGCGCGGAACGGGCCCGCTGACGGCGAAGGCCGGCACCACGAGGGAGAGCACCTGCACCGACGCACCGGACCTCACCCCGGAGAAGGCCGCGGCCAACGGAGCCTCCTTCCTCGCGGGCGCGGTCGCGAAGGACGGCTACCTGAAGTCCGTGCTCCCCGGTGCCGAGAACCAGCCCGACTACGGCAACACGGCGGACGCGGTCGTCGCGCTCGCCGTGCAGGACGGTCCCGGGGCCGCGCGCAAGCCCCTGGCGTGGCTGGAGCGGAACTCGGCGAAGTGGGCCCGGCAGAACGGCCCGGCGGCCTACGCCCAGCTGATCCTCGCCGCCGAGGCGGCCGGCGCCGACCCGGGCGACTTCGGCGGCACGGACCTGGTGAAGCGGCTGGCCGCCACGGGGCCGGCGCCGGCCACCACGTCCCGGGACGACGACTCCGGCACCGACTCCGGCACCTCCGTCTGGTGGATGGTCGGCGCGGGTCTCGCCGCCGGGGCGGGCATCGGCTTCCTCCTGAGCAGCCGCAACAAGAAGAAGCAGCCGTGA
- a CDS encoding SCO2322 family protein, producing MTRRAVVLSLLTGLFLATTSPAQATGYRYWSFWEHTGTTWTYATQGPSTSVPSDGDVQGFRFAVSEDSADATKPRGPASFTGICADTPARDGRKRVALVLDFGTAADAPSGETPPARRTECASVPRDATTAEALASVAEPLRYNTNALLCAISGYPAAGCGEPVAEKGTGAGKEAGPQKSGSDSGPSVGLFAGAGAVVILGAAAVWQTRRRRNAP from the coding sequence GTGACCCGCCGAGCGGTCGTCCTCTCCCTCCTGACGGGCCTGTTCCTCGCCACGACGAGCCCGGCGCAGGCCACCGGGTACCGCTACTGGTCCTTCTGGGAGCACACCGGCACGACCTGGACCTACGCCACCCAGGGCCCCTCGACCTCGGTCCCCTCCGACGGAGACGTCCAGGGTTTCCGCTTCGCGGTGAGCGAGGACTCGGCGGACGCGACGAAGCCCCGCGGGCCGGCGTCGTTCACGGGGATCTGCGCGGACACGCCCGCGCGGGACGGCCGCAAGCGAGTGGCCCTGGTCCTCGACTTCGGCACGGCCGCGGACGCCCCGTCCGGCGAGACACCCCCGGCGCGCCGCACGGAGTGCGCGTCCGTCCCCCGGGACGCGACCACGGCGGAGGCCCTGGCATCCGTCGCCGAACCCCTCCGGTACAACACGAACGCCCTGCTGTGCGCGATCTCGGGCTACCCGGCGGCGGGGTGCGGCGAGCCGGTGGCGGAGAAGGGGACCGGCGCGGGGAAGGAGGCGGGTCCGCAGAAGAGCGGATCGGACTCCGGGCCGTCCGTGGGCCTGTTCGCCGGGGCGGGGGCGGTCGTGATCCTGGGCGCGGCGGCGGTGTGGCAGACGAGGCGGCGCAGGAATGCCCCGTAG
- a CDS encoding energy-coupling factor transporter transmembrane component T, translated as MPRRSVPPASPHPGAWWLWSLCLGVAATRTTNPLLLGLLIAVSAYVVATCRRPSPWSRSYTAFVKLALAVLLIRLVFAVALGSPIPGTHVLVTLPELPLPDWAQGIRLGGRVTAESLVFALYDGLKLATLLICVGAANALANPHRLLKSLPGALYELGVAVVVALTFAPHLIADVQRLRAARRLRGRPDSGMRGLLQVGLPVLEGALERSVALAAAMDARGYGRTAEVPPAVRRTTTALTLGGLLGVCAGTYGLLTAEGGTYGVPVLLAGLAAALAGLRLGGRRTPRTRYRPDRWTTRSLLIAGSGAAVATAMFLAGATDPAALHPGAVPLVAPALPLWPAAAVLLGLLPAFLAPAPTSAFEEPSS; from the coding sequence ATGCCCCGTAGGTCCGTGCCGCCCGCGTCACCGCACCCCGGGGCCTGGTGGCTGTGGTCCCTCTGTCTCGGGGTCGCGGCCACCCGCACCACCAACCCCCTCCTCCTCGGCCTCCTCATCGCCGTCTCCGCCTACGTGGTGGCCACCTGCCGCCGCCCCTCCCCCTGGTCCCGCTCCTACACCGCCTTCGTGAAGCTGGCCCTGGCCGTCCTCCTCATCCGTCTCGTCTTCGCCGTCGCCCTCGGCTCCCCGATCCCCGGCACCCATGTGCTCGTCACGCTCCCCGAACTCCCCCTCCCCGACTGGGCCCAGGGCATCCGGCTGGGCGGCAGGGTCACCGCGGAGTCCCTCGTCTTCGCCCTCTACGACGGCCTGAAGCTCGCCACCCTCCTCATCTGCGTGGGCGCGGCGAACGCCCTAGCCAACCCGCACCGGCTCCTGAAGTCCCTCCCCGGGGCCCTCTACGAACTCGGTGTCGCGGTGGTCGTGGCCCTCACCTTCGCCCCCCATCTCATCGCCGACGTGCAACGCCTGCGCGCCGCCCGTCGCCTGCGCGGCCGCCCGGACAGCGGGATGCGCGGCCTGCTGCAGGTCGGACTCCCGGTCCTGGAGGGCGCGTTGGAGCGCTCGGTCGCCCTCGCCGCGGCGATGGACGCCCGCGGTTACGGCCGTACGGCCGAGGTCCCGCCCGCCGTCCGCCGTACGACCACCGCGCTCACCCTCGGCGGACTGCTCGGCGTGTGCGCGGGGACGTACGGACTCCTCACCGCCGAGGGCGGCACCTACGGCGTCCCCGTCCTCCTCGCCGGTCTCGCCGCCGCCCTCGCGGGCCTGCGGCTGGGCGGCCGCCGCACCCCGCGCACCCGCTACCGCCCGGACCGCTGGACCACCCGGTCCCTCCTGATCGCCGGTTCCGGCGCGGCCGTGGCGACGGCGATGTTCCTCGCGGGCGCCACCGATCCGGCCGCCCTGCACCCCGGTGCGGTGCCCCTGGTCGCCCCGGCCCTGCCGCTGTGGCCTGCGGCGGCCGTCCTGCTCGGCCTGTTGCCGGCCTTTCTCGCCCCCGCCCCCACCTCCGCCTTCGAGGAGCCGTCGTCGTGA
- a CDS encoding ABC transporter ATP-binding protein, translated as MIRFEDVSVTYDGAAEPTVRGVDLEVPEGELVLLVGPSGVGKSTILGAVSGLVPHFTGGTLRGRVTVAGRDTRTHKPRELADVVGTVGQDPLSHFVTDTVEDELAYGMESLGLAPAVMRRRVEETLDLLGLASLRDRPLATLSGGQQQRVAIGSVLTPHPDVLVLDEPTSALDPAAAEEVLAVLQRLVHDLGTTVLMAEHRLERVIQYADRVALLAAPGAQLRVGTPAGMMAVSPVFPPVVDLGRLAGWDPLPMTVRDARRRAGDLRERLAGRAPKENASASAVADSGTAPQGPPAVDHGTRTDGAGGSKGTPRRRRAFRRHPAPAAPTPPTAHLADVTALFVRRAHIRALNHIDLTVRPGETIALMGRNGAGKSTLLNTLVGLVAPSAGTVLVGGAPPHRTTPRDLVRRVGLVPQEPRDLLYADTVAEECRAADQDAGAAPGTCRALVGDLLPGVTDDTHPRDLSEGQRLALALAVVLTARPPLLLLDEPTRGLDYAAKARLVGLLRELAADGHAIVLATHDVELAAELAHRVILLAEGEVIADGPATDVITSSPSFAPQVSKILAPQRWLTVGQVRRALS; from the coding sequence GTGATCCGCTTCGAGGATGTCTCCGTGACGTACGACGGGGCGGCCGAACCCACCGTCCGGGGCGTCGACCTGGAGGTGCCGGAGGGCGAACTCGTGCTGCTCGTGGGCCCGTCGGGGGTCGGCAAGTCCACGATCCTCGGCGCGGTCAGCGGGCTCGTGCCGCACTTCACCGGCGGCACCCTGCGCGGCCGGGTCACCGTGGCCGGCCGCGACACCCGCACCCACAAGCCGCGCGAACTGGCCGACGTGGTCGGCACGGTGGGCCAGGACCCGCTGTCGCACTTCGTGACGGACACGGTGGAGGACGAACTCGCCTACGGGATGGAGTCGTTGGGCCTGGCGCCGGCGGTGATGCGCCGGCGGGTGGAGGAGACGCTGGACCTGCTGGGCCTGGCGTCCCTGCGCGACCGCCCCCTCGCCACCCTCTCCGGCGGCCAGCAGCAACGCGTCGCGATCGGCTCGGTCCTCACCCCCCACCCCGACGTCCTGGTCCTGGACGAGCCGACCTCGGCCCTGGACCCCGCGGCGGCGGAGGAGGTCCTCGCCGTACTGCAACGCCTGGTCCACGACCTCGGCACCACGGTCCTCATGGCCGAACACCGCCTGGAACGCGTCATCCAGTACGCCGACCGGGTCGCCCTCCTGGCGGCCCCGGGCGCACAGCTGAGGGTGGGCACCCCGGCCGGGATGATGGCCGTCTCCCCGGTGTTTCCCCCGGTGGTGGACCTGGGCCGCCTGGCGGGCTGGGACCCCTTGCCGATGACGGTCCGGGACGCTCGGCGTCGGGCGGGGGACCTGAGGGAGCGACTGGCCGGGCGGGCACCGAAGGAGAACGCGTCCGCGTCCGCAGTCGCCGACAGCGGGACCGCCCCACAGGGGCCACCCGCGGTGGACCACGGCACCCGCACGGACGGTGCGGGTGGGAGCAAGGGCACGCCCCGCCGAAGGCGGGCGTTCCGCAGGCACCCCGCCCCGGCCGCGCCCACGCCGCCCACCGCCCACCTCGCCGACGTCACCGCCCTCTTCGTCCGCCGAGCCCACATCAGGGCCCTGAACCACATCGACCTCACCGTCCGCCCCGGCGAGACCATCGCCCTCATGGGCCGCAACGGCGCCGGAAAGTCCACCCTCCTCAACACCCTGGTCGGCCTCGTGGCACCCTCCGCCGGAACAGTCCTCGTCGGCGGCGCCCCGCCCCACCGCACCACCCCCCGCGACCTCGTCCGCCGCGTGGGCCTCGTCCCCCAGGAACCCCGTGACCTCCTCTACGCCGACACGGTCGCCGAGGAGTGCCGGGCCGCCGACCAGGACGCCGGAGCGGCACCCGGCACCTGCCGCGCGCTGGTCGGCGACCTCCTCCCCGGCGTGACCGACGACACGCACCCCCGCGACCTGTCCGAAGGCCAGCGGCTCGCGCTCGCCCTCGCCGTGGTCCTGACCGCCCGCCCACCCCTGCTGCTCCTGGACGAACCGACCCGCGGCCTGGACTACGCGGCGAAGGCCCGTCTCGTCGGCCTGCTCAGGGAGCTCGCCGCCGACGGTCACGCGATCGTGCTGGCCACCCACGACGTGGAGCTCGCCGCCGAGCTCGCGCACCGGGTGATCCTGCTGGCCGAGGGCGAGGTGATCGCCGACGGCCCGGCGACGGACGTCATCACGTCCTCCCCCTCGTTCGCCCCGCAGGTCAGCAAGATCCTCGCCCCGCAGCGGTGGCTCACGGTCGGCCAGGTGCGAAGGGCCCTGTCATGA
- a CDS encoding ECF transporter S component — protein sequence MTRTPVTSSPPAGPRAPLTTRAVRLGPRSLVTLALVSAVGVVAFGWPFLAPPASQVGTHTQDAPWLFAGLLVLLVAVVAAALAESGLGPKAVAMLGVLAATGAALRPIGAGTAGIEPMFFLMVLSGRVLGPGFGFALGNVTMFASALLTGGVGPWMPFQMLAMGWFTMGAGLLPVPARARGRTEVRLLAGYGFLAAFAYGTAMNMAGWPFMGALASGIAFDPHAGVPANLARFVAYCLATSLGWDLGRALVTVVLTLTLGPALLRALRRATRRAAFEAQVTFEGPER from the coding sequence ATGACCCGAACCCCGGTCACCAGCAGCCCCCCGGCCGGGCCCCGCGCCCCGCTCACGACCCGGGCGGTCCGGCTCGGCCCCCGCTCCCTCGTCACCCTCGCCCTGGTCAGCGCCGTGGGCGTGGTCGCCTTCGGCTGGCCCTTCCTCGCCCCGCCCGCCTCCCAGGTCGGCACCCACACCCAGGACGCTCCCTGGCTCTTCGCCGGACTGCTGGTGCTCCTCGTCGCGGTGGTCGCCGCGGCGCTCGCGGAGTCGGGCCTCGGCCCCAAGGCCGTGGCGATGCTCGGCGTGCTCGCCGCGACCGGCGCCGCGCTCAGGCCGATCGGCGCCGGTACCGCCGGTATCGAGCCGATGTTCTTCCTGATGGTGCTCAGCGGCCGGGTCCTCGGCCCCGGCTTCGGCTTCGCGCTCGGCAACGTCACGATGTTCGCGTCCGCCCTGCTCACGGGCGGGGTGGGGCCGTGGATGCCGTTCCAGATGCTGGCGATGGGCTGGTTCACGATGGGTGCGGGCCTGCTGCCGGTGCCGGCCCGTGCGCGGGGCCGTACGGAGGTCCGGCTGCTGGCCGGCTACGGATTCCTCGCCGCCTTCGCCTACGGCACCGCGATGAACATGGCCGGCTGGCCCTTCATGGGCGCCCTGGCCTCGGGCATCGCCTTCGACCCGCACGCCGGGGTCCCCGCCAACCTGGCCCGATTCGTCGCGTACTGCCTGGCCACGTCCCTCGGCTGGGACCTCGGCCGGGCCCTGGTCACCGTCGTCCTGACACTCACCCTCGGGCCGGCCCTGCTCAGGGCGCTGCGCCGGGCCACCCGCCGTGCCGCCTTCGAGGCCCAGGTCACATTCGAGGGGCCCGAGCGGTGA
- a CDS encoding transglycosylase SLT domain-containing protein — protein MSVSRIARRIASPKKAITTVAMAAATAGLVLTAAPAQAATTSSSTQAKAIAHKMIPNAAQYAAFSKIVEHESGWDVNATNSSSGAYGLVQALPGSKMASAGSDWKTNAKTQIKWGLDYMNSRYGSPTGAWAFWQANGWY, from the coding sequence GTGTCCGTCTCCCGTATCGCCCGCCGCATCGCTTCCCCGAAGAAGGCCATCACCACCGTCGCGATGGCCGCCGCCACCGCCGGCCTGGTCCTGACCGCGGCGCCGGCTCAGGCGGCCACCACCAGCTCGTCCACCCAGGCCAAGGCCATCGCGCACAAGATGATCCCGAACGCCGCGCAGTACGCCGCGTTCAGCAAGATCGTCGAGCACGAGAGCGGCTGGGACGTCAACGCGACGAACTCCTCCTCCGGCGCCTACGGCCTGGTCCAGGCCCTCCCGGGCTCGAAGATGGCCTCCGCCGGCTCCGACTGGAAGACCAACGCCAAGACCCAGATCAAGTGGGGCCTCGACTACATGAACTCCCGCTACGGCAGCCCGACCGGCGCCTGGGCGTTCTGGCAGGCCAACGGCTGGTACTGA